Proteins from one Sarcophilus harrisii chromosome 2, mSarHar1.11, whole genome shotgun sequence genomic window:
- the PHYHIPL gene encoding phytanoyl-CoA hydroxylase-interacting protein-like isoform X1 → MDAPPRLDPALGSPASPCEDVIKNLSLEAIQLCERDGNKSQDSGIAEMEELPVPHNIKISNITCDSFKISWEMDSKSKDRITHYFIDLNKKENKNSNKFKHKDVPTKLVAKAVPLPMTVRGHWFLSPRTEYTVAVQTASKQVDGDYVVSEWSEIIEFCTADYSKVHLTQLLEKAEVIAGRMLKFTVFYRNQHKEYFDYIREQHGNAMQPSVKDNSGSHGSPISGKLEGIFFSCSTEFNTGKPPQDSPYGRYRFEIAAEKLFNPNTNLYFGDFYCMYTAYHYVILVIAPVGSPGDEFCKQRLPQLNSKDNKFLTCTEEDGTLVFHHAQDVILEVIYTDPVDLSLGTVAEITGHQLMSLSTANAKKDPSCKTCNISVGR, encoded by the exons GAAACAAATCACAAGATAGTGGCATAGCAGAAATGGAGGAGCTTCCAGTTCCACACAACATCAAAATTAGTAATATCACATGTGATTCTTTCAAGATTTCATGGGAAATGGATTCCAAATCAAAGGACCGGATTACACACTATTTCATTGACTTGAacaagaaagagaacaaaaattctAACAAATTTAAACACAAG GATGTTCCCACCAAATTGGTGGCCAAAGCTGTCCCCTTGCCCATGACTGTGCGCGGACATTGGTTCCTCAGCCCGAGGACCGAGTACACGGTCGCTGTGCAGACCGCCTCGAAGCAGGTGGATGGGGATTATGTGGTGTCTGAGTGGAGTGAGATCATTGAGTTTTGCACAGCAG attattCAAAAGTTCACTTAACACAACTTTTGGAAAAAGCTGAAGTGATTGCAGGACGCATGCTTAAATTTACCGTTTTTTACCGGAATCAGCACAAAGAATACTTCGACTACATCCG AGAGCAGCACGGGAACGCCATGCAGCCCTCCGTCAAGGACAACAGCGGCAGCCACGGGTCCCCCATCAGTGGCAAGCTGGAAGGCATCTTCTTCAGCTGCAGCACCGAGTTCAATACCGGAAAGCCTCCCCAAGATTCCCCTTATGGCAGATACAGGTTTGAGATCGCGGCGGAGAAACTCTTTAACCCCAATACCAACTTGTACTTTGGGGACTTCTACTGTATGTACACGGCCTATCACTACGTGATCCTCGTCATTGCTCCTGTCGGGTCACCGGGAGATGAATTCTGTAAGCAGCGCCTTCCTCAGCTCAATTCTAAGGATAATAAATTTCTGACCTGCACCGAAGAAGATGGCACTCTGGTGTTCCACCATGCCCAGGATGTCATTTTAGAAGTTATTTACACTGACCCTGTGGATCTCTCCCTTGGCACCGTGGCAGAGATCACCGGTCACCAGCTCATGAGCTTGTCTACTGCGAATGCAAAGAAAGATCCCAGCTGCAAAACCTGCAATATCAGCGTTGGACGCTAA
- the PHYHIPL gene encoding phytanoyl-CoA hydroxylase-interacting protein-like isoform X2, which produces MEELPVPHNIKISNITCDSFKISWEMDSKSKDRITHYFIDLNKKENKNSNKFKHKDVPTKLVAKAVPLPMTVRGHWFLSPRTEYTVAVQTASKQVDGDYVVSEWSEIIEFCTADYSKVHLTQLLEKAEVIAGRMLKFTVFYRNQHKEYFDYIREQHGNAMQPSVKDNSGSHGSPISGKLEGIFFSCSTEFNTGKPPQDSPYGRYRFEIAAEKLFNPNTNLYFGDFYCMYTAYHYVILVIAPVGSPGDEFCKQRLPQLNSKDNKFLTCTEEDGTLVFHHAQDVILEVIYTDPVDLSLGTVAEITGHQLMSLSTANAKKDPSCKTCNISVGR; this is translated from the exons ATGGAGGAGCTTCCAGTTCCACACAACATCAAAATTAGTAATATCACATGTGATTCTTTCAAGATTTCATGGGAAATGGATTCCAAATCAAAGGACCGGATTACACACTATTTCATTGACTTGAacaagaaagagaacaaaaattctAACAAATTTAAACACAAG GATGTTCCCACCAAATTGGTGGCCAAAGCTGTCCCCTTGCCCATGACTGTGCGCGGACATTGGTTCCTCAGCCCGAGGACCGAGTACACGGTCGCTGTGCAGACCGCCTCGAAGCAGGTGGATGGGGATTATGTGGTGTCTGAGTGGAGTGAGATCATTGAGTTTTGCACAGCAG attattCAAAAGTTCACTTAACACAACTTTTGGAAAAAGCTGAAGTGATTGCAGGACGCATGCTTAAATTTACCGTTTTTTACCGGAATCAGCACAAAGAATACTTCGACTACATCCG AGAGCAGCACGGGAACGCCATGCAGCCCTCCGTCAAGGACAACAGCGGCAGCCACGGGTCCCCCATCAGTGGCAAGCTGGAAGGCATCTTCTTCAGCTGCAGCACCGAGTTCAATACCGGAAAGCCTCCCCAAGATTCCCCTTATGGCAGATACAGGTTTGAGATCGCGGCGGAGAAACTCTTTAACCCCAATACCAACTTGTACTTTGGGGACTTCTACTGTATGTACACGGCCTATCACTACGTGATCCTCGTCATTGCTCCTGTCGGGTCACCGGGAGATGAATTCTGTAAGCAGCGCCTTCCTCAGCTCAATTCTAAGGATAATAAATTTCTGACCTGCACCGAAGAAGATGGCACTCTGGTGTTCCACCATGCCCAGGATGTCATTTTAGAAGTTATTTACACTGACCCTGTGGATCTCTCCCTTGGCACCGTGGCAGAGATCACCGGTCACCAGCTCATGAGCTTGTCTACTGCGAATGCAAAGAAAGATCCCAGCTGCAAAACCTGCAATATCAGCGTTGGACGCTAA